A window of Apodemus sylvaticus chromosome 9, mApoSyl1.1, whole genome shotgun sequence contains these coding sequences:
- the Stk11ip gene encoding serine/threonine-protein kinase 11-interacting protein isoform X3, translating into MTTAPRDSVVWKLAGLLRESGDAVLSGCSTLSLLTATLQQLNRVLELYLGPWGPGQTGFVALPSHPADSPVILQLQFLFDVLQKTLSLKLVHIPGVGLPGPIKIFPFKSLRQLELRGVPIHSLCGLRGVYSQLESLVCHRSIQALEELLSACGGDLCSALPWLALLSADFSYNALRNLDSSLRLLSALRFLNLSHNQIQDCQGFLMDLSELYHLDVSYNHLHSVPRMGPSGAALGTLILRANELRSLQGLEQLKSLRHLDVAYNLLEGHTELAPLWLLPELRKLSLEGNPLWFHPAHRATTAQYLSPRARDAAHGFLLDGKVLSLKDLQQTSESSGLGPMTQPLSWPVGSTTETSGGPELSDSLSSGGIVAQAPLRKVKSRVRVRRASISEPSDTDPELRTLDPSPAGWFVQQHRELELLASFRERFGCDWLQYRSHLETMGSPPNTITKTPALSSPHLDAQSLETACSPPAIGEDTKELPEVSEEGRVKPEPQEGEKEEQDKNEGSREDLEEEEEQEQKAVEAELCRPMLVCPLQGIGRVQGKECFLRVTCAHLVEVELQAARTLERLELRSLVAAEVESETGTQGEPVSEGSGPPLGTPILVLRFSYLCPDRQLRRYAVLEPEAHEALQELLQVLTPFTNVKEPGEAKDPQGARFQCLRCRCEFKPEEPRLGLESDEGWKPLFENTESPVVCPNCGSDHVVLLAVSGEVPNREQNQEGQSVDSACDRADHSGDPSVPDGVAPQESIAHGRSSWSLSPTPGCSGFRSVDHRLRLFLDVEVFSDSEEEFQCCIKVPVVLAGHTGEFLCLVVVSDHMLYLLKVTGAICGPPAGWLQPTLAVPLQDLSGVELGLAGQSLRLEWAAGTGSCVLLPRDARQCRAFLEELTGVLQSLPRTQRNCIRATEEEVTPQHRLWPLLGKDTSAEVPQFFYLRAFLAEGSSTCPVSLLLTLSALYLLDDDPAVSHADSPLSVVSEEASEQTAPRGPGPSLQVRDQQPLSSLSSVQLYRTSPLDLRLIFYDEVSRLESFWALHVVCGEQLTALLAWIREPWEELFSIGLRTVTQEALDLDR; encoded by the exons ATGACGACCGCTCCGCGGGATTCAGTAGTGTGGAAGCTTGCGGGACTTTTGCGGGAGTCGG GGGATGCGGTCCTTTCCGGCTGTAGCACGCTGAGCCTGCTAACAGCCACACTGCAGCAGTTGAACCGAGTGTTGGAACTGTACCTGGGGCCATGGGGCCCAGGCCAGACAGGCTTTGTGGctctcccctcccaccctgcAGACTCACCCGTCATCCTCCAGCTTCAGTTCCTCTTCGATGTGCTGCAGAAAACATTGTCACTCAAG CTGGTCCACATCCCTGGTGTTGGCCTTCCAGGGCCTATCAAGATTTTCCCCTTCAAGTCCCTGCGGCAGCTGGAG CTTCGAGGAGTCCCCATCCACAGCCTGTGTGGCCTCCGGGGTGTCTACTCACAGCTGGAGTCCCTGGTTTGCCACAGAAGCATCCAGGCACTAGAG GAGCTCCTGTCGGCCTGCGGTGGGgacctctgctctgctctcccctGGCTAGCCTTGCTTTCTGCCGACTTCAGCTACAATGCACTCCGCAACTTAGACAGCTCCCTG CGTCTCCTGTCGGCTCTCCGCTTCCTCAACCTGAGCCACAACCAGATCCAGGACTGCCAAGGCTTCCTCATG GATTTATCTGAGCTGTACCATCTGGATGTCTCCTATAACCACCTGCACTCGGTGCCAAGGATGGGACCGTCAGGGGCTGCTCTGGGGACTTTGATACTGAGGGCCAATGAGCTTCGGAGCCTTCAGG GCCTGGAGCAGCTGAAGAGCCTGCGTCATCTCGATGTGGCCTATAATCTTCTAGAAGGACACACAGAGCTGGCACCATTATGGCTGCTGCCTGAGCTCCGTAAG CTCTCTCTGGAAGGTAACCCTCTGTGGTTCCACCCGGCACACCGTGCAACCACCGCTCAGTACTTGTCCCCTCGGGCCAGAGATGCTGCTCATGGC TTCCTGCTTGATGGCAAGGTTCTGTCCCTGAAGGATCTTCAG CAAACTTCAGAATCTTCAGGGCTTGGTCCCATGACCCAACCTCTGTCCTGGCCAGTGGGGAGTACCACTGAGACCTCAGGTGGCCCTGAGTTGAGTGATAGCCTCTCCTCAGGGGGCATTGTGGCCCAGGCCCCACTTCGTAAGGTTAAG AGCCGAGTCCGTGTGAGGCGGGCAAGTATCTCTGAGCCCAGTGACACAGACCCGGAGCTCCGAACTTTGGACCCGTCCCCGGCTG GGTGGTTTGTGCAACAACACCGGGAACTTGAGCTGCTGGCCAGCTTCCGGGAGCGCTTTGGCTGTGACTGGCTGCAGTATAGGAGCCACCTGGAAACCATGGGGAGCCCCCCAAATACCATCACCAAGACTCCTGCCCTTAGCAGCCCTCATCTGGATGCCCAGAGCCTGGAGACTGCATGCAGCCCTCCAGCCATAGGGGAAGACACTAAGGAATTACCGGAGGTGTCAGAGGAAGGCAGGGTGAAGCCAGAGccccaggaaggagagaaggaagaacaggatAAAAACGAGGGTTCGAGAGAGGacctggaggaggaagaggagcaggagcagaaggcagTGGAAG CAGAGCTCTGTCGCCCCATGTTGGTGTGTCCCTTGCAGGGAATTGGGCGTGTGCAAGGCAAGGAGTGCTTTCTCCGGGTCACTTGTGCCCACTTGGTTGAAGTGGAACTCCAAGCAGCTCGGACTCTGGAGCGGCTGGAGCTGCGGAGCCTGGTGGCAGCTGAGGTAGAGTCGGAGACCGGAACCCAAGGAGAGCCAGTGTCTGAA GGCTCAGGTCCACCCCTCGGGACTCCAATCCTCGTTCTGCGCTTTTCCTACCTTTGTCCCGACCGCCAGTTACGCCGCTATGCTGTGCTGGAGCCAGAGGCCCATGAAGCCCTCCAG GAGCTACTCCAGGTGCTGACCCCATTCACCAATGTAAAAGAGCCTGGGGAGGCCAAGGACCCACAGGGGGCCAGATTCCAGTGTCTGCGGTGTCGCTGTGAGTTCAAGCCAGAGGAGCCCAGACTGGGACTGGAGAGTGACGAGGGCTGGAAGCCTCTGTTTGAAAATACAG AGTCTCCTGTTGTGTGTCCAAACTGTGGGAGTGACCACGTGGTTCTCCTAGCTGTGTCTGGGGAAGTCCCTAATAGAGAGCAGAACCAGGAAGGCCAATCAGTAGATTCTGCCTGTGACCGTGCTGACCACAGTGGCGATCCCAGTGTGCCTGATGGCGTCGCACCTCAGGAATCCATAGCCCATGGCCGTAGCAGCTGGAGTCTCAGCCCGA CCCCTGGATGCTCTGGTTTTCGCTCTGTGGACCACCGACTCCGGCTCTTCCTGGATGTTGAGGTGTTCAGTGACTCCGAGGAGGAGTTCCAGTGCTGCATCAAG GTGCCAGTGGTGTTAGCAGGCCACACGGGGGAGTTCCTGTGCCTTGTGGTTGTGTCTGACCACATGCTTTACCTGTTGAAGGTGACAGGGGCCATCTG CGGGCCTCCTGCTGGCTGGCTCCAGCCCACCCTGGCCGTTCCTCTGCAGGATCTGAGTGGCGTGGAGCTCGGCCTCGCGGGCCAGAGCCTTCGTCTGGAGTGGGCAGCTGGCACTGGCAGCTGTGTCCTCTTGCCCCGAGATGCCAGGCAGTGCCGTGCCTTCCTTGAGGAGCTCACTG GTGTTTTGCAGTCTCTGCCTCGTACCCAGAGGAACTGCATCCGTGCTACAGAGGAGGAGGTGACCCCGCAGCATCGGCTCTG GCCATTGCTGGGAAAAGATACTTCCGCAGAGGTGCCCCAGTTTTTCTACCTTCGGGCCTTCCTGGCTGAAG GCTCCTCTACCTGCCCTGTGTCCCTGTTGCTGACGTTGTCCGCCCTGTACCTATTAGATGACGACCCTGCAGTGTCCCATGCAGACTCTCCGCTCTCAGTGGTGTCTGAGGAAGCCTCTGAGCAGACTGCTCCTCGGGGGCCAGGTCCTTCCTTGCAGGTCAGGGACCAGCAACCACTCAGCAGTCTAAGCTCTGTGCAGCTATATCGTACAAGCCCTTTGGACCTGCGGCTGATCTTCTatgatgag GTGTCTCGACTGGAGAGTTTCTGGGCGCTCCATGTTGTGTGTGGGGAGCAGCTGACAGCCCTGCTGGCCTGGATTCGGGAACCCTGGGAAGAGTTGTTCTCCATTGGACTCCGGACGGTAACCCAGGAGGCTCTGGACCTCGACCGCTGA
- the Stk11ip gene encoding serine/threonine-protein kinase 11-interacting protein isoform X1 yields the protein MTTAPRDSVVWKLAGLLRESGDAVLSGCSTLSLLTATLQQLNRVLELYLGPWGPGQTGFVALPSHPADSPVILQLQFLFDVLQKTLSLKLVHIPGVGLPGPIKIFPFKSLRQLELRGVPIHSLCGLRGVYSQLESLVCHRSIQALEELLSACGGDLCSALPWLALLSADFSYNALRNLDSSLRLLSALRFLNLSHNQIQDCQGFLMDLSELYHLDVSYNHLHSVPRMGPSGAALGTLILRANELRSLQGLEQLKSLRHLDVAYNLLEGHTELAPLWLLPELRKLSLEGNPLWFHPAHRATTAQYLSPRARDAAHGFLLDGKVLSLKDLQQTSESSGLGPMTQPLSWPVGSTTETSGGPELSDSLSSGGIVAQAPLRKVKSRVRVRRASISEPSDTDPELRTLDPSPAGWFVQQHRELELLASFRERFGCDWLQYRSHLETMGSPPNTITKTPALSSPHLDAQSLETACSPPAIGEDTKELPEVSEEGRVKPEPQEGEKEEQDKNEGSREDLEEEEEQEQKAVEAELCRPMLVCPLQGIGRVQGKECFLRVTCAHLVEVELQAARTLERLELRSLVAAEVESETGTQGEPVSEGSGPPLGTPILVLRFSYLCPDRQLRRYAVLEPEAHEALQELLQVLTPFTNVKEPGEAKDPQGARFQCLRCRCEFKPEEPRLGLESDEGWKPLFENTESPVVCPNCGSDHVVLLAVSGEVPNREQNQEGQSVDSACDRADHSGDPSVPDGVAPQESIAHGRSSWSLSPSEWTPGCSGFRSVDHRLRLFLDVEVFSDSEEEFQCCIKVPVVLAGHTGEFLCLVVVSDHMLYLLKVTGAICGPPAGWLQPTLAVPLQDLSGVELGLAGQSLRLEWAAGTGSCVLLPRDARQCRAFLEELTGVLQSLPRTQRNCIRATEEEVTPQHRLWPLLGKDTSAEVPQFFYLRAFLAEGSSTCPVSLLLTLSALYLLDDDPAVSHADSPLSVVSEEASEQTAPRGPGPSLQVRDQQPLSSLSSVQLYRTSPLDLRLIFYDEVSRLESFWALHVVCGEQLTALLAWIREPWEELFSIGLRTVTQEALDLDR from the exons ATGACGACCGCTCCGCGGGATTCAGTAGTGTGGAAGCTTGCGGGACTTTTGCGGGAGTCGG GGGATGCGGTCCTTTCCGGCTGTAGCACGCTGAGCCTGCTAACAGCCACACTGCAGCAGTTGAACCGAGTGTTGGAACTGTACCTGGGGCCATGGGGCCCAGGCCAGACAGGCTTTGTGGctctcccctcccaccctgcAGACTCACCCGTCATCCTCCAGCTTCAGTTCCTCTTCGATGTGCTGCAGAAAACATTGTCACTCAAG CTGGTCCACATCCCTGGTGTTGGCCTTCCAGGGCCTATCAAGATTTTCCCCTTCAAGTCCCTGCGGCAGCTGGAG CTTCGAGGAGTCCCCATCCACAGCCTGTGTGGCCTCCGGGGTGTCTACTCACAGCTGGAGTCCCTGGTTTGCCACAGAAGCATCCAGGCACTAGAG GAGCTCCTGTCGGCCTGCGGTGGGgacctctgctctgctctcccctGGCTAGCCTTGCTTTCTGCCGACTTCAGCTACAATGCACTCCGCAACTTAGACAGCTCCCTG CGTCTCCTGTCGGCTCTCCGCTTCCTCAACCTGAGCCACAACCAGATCCAGGACTGCCAAGGCTTCCTCATG GATTTATCTGAGCTGTACCATCTGGATGTCTCCTATAACCACCTGCACTCGGTGCCAAGGATGGGACCGTCAGGGGCTGCTCTGGGGACTTTGATACTGAGGGCCAATGAGCTTCGGAGCCTTCAGG GCCTGGAGCAGCTGAAGAGCCTGCGTCATCTCGATGTGGCCTATAATCTTCTAGAAGGACACACAGAGCTGGCACCATTATGGCTGCTGCCTGAGCTCCGTAAG CTCTCTCTGGAAGGTAACCCTCTGTGGTTCCACCCGGCACACCGTGCAACCACCGCTCAGTACTTGTCCCCTCGGGCCAGAGATGCTGCTCATGGC TTCCTGCTTGATGGCAAGGTTCTGTCCCTGAAGGATCTTCAG CAAACTTCAGAATCTTCAGGGCTTGGTCCCATGACCCAACCTCTGTCCTGGCCAGTGGGGAGTACCACTGAGACCTCAGGTGGCCCTGAGTTGAGTGATAGCCTCTCCTCAGGGGGCATTGTGGCCCAGGCCCCACTTCGTAAGGTTAAG AGCCGAGTCCGTGTGAGGCGGGCAAGTATCTCTGAGCCCAGTGACACAGACCCGGAGCTCCGAACTTTGGACCCGTCCCCGGCTG GGTGGTTTGTGCAACAACACCGGGAACTTGAGCTGCTGGCCAGCTTCCGGGAGCGCTTTGGCTGTGACTGGCTGCAGTATAGGAGCCACCTGGAAACCATGGGGAGCCCCCCAAATACCATCACCAAGACTCCTGCCCTTAGCAGCCCTCATCTGGATGCCCAGAGCCTGGAGACTGCATGCAGCCCTCCAGCCATAGGGGAAGACACTAAGGAATTACCGGAGGTGTCAGAGGAAGGCAGGGTGAAGCCAGAGccccaggaaggagagaaggaagaacaggatAAAAACGAGGGTTCGAGAGAGGacctggaggaggaagaggagcaggagcagaaggcagTGGAAG CAGAGCTCTGTCGCCCCATGTTGGTGTGTCCCTTGCAGGGAATTGGGCGTGTGCAAGGCAAGGAGTGCTTTCTCCGGGTCACTTGTGCCCACTTGGTTGAAGTGGAACTCCAAGCAGCTCGGACTCTGGAGCGGCTGGAGCTGCGGAGCCTGGTGGCAGCTGAGGTAGAGTCGGAGACCGGAACCCAAGGAGAGCCAGTGTCTGAA GGCTCAGGTCCACCCCTCGGGACTCCAATCCTCGTTCTGCGCTTTTCCTACCTTTGTCCCGACCGCCAGTTACGCCGCTATGCTGTGCTGGAGCCAGAGGCCCATGAAGCCCTCCAG GAGCTACTCCAGGTGCTGACCCCATTCACCAATGTAAAAGAGCCTGGGGAGGCCAAGGACCCACAGGGGGCCAGATTCCAGTGTCTGCGGTGTCGCTGTGAGTTCAAGCCAGAGGAGCCCAGACTGGGACTGGAGAGTGACGAGGGCTGGAAGCCTCTGTTTGAAAATACAG AGTCTCCTGTTGTGTGTCCAAACTGTGGGAGTGACCACGTGGTTCTCCTAGCTGTGTCTGGGGAAGTCCCTAATAGAGAGCAGAACCAGGAAGGCCAATCAGTAGATTCTGCCTGTGACCGTGCTGACCACAGTGGCGATCCCAGTGTGCCTGATGGCGTCGCACCTCAGGAATCCATAGCCCATGGCCGTAGCAGCTGGAGTCTCAGCCCGAGTGAGTGGA CCCCTGGATGCTCTGGTTTTCGCTCTGTGGACCACCGACTCCGGCTCTTCCTGGATGTTGAGGTGTTCAGTGACTCCGAGGAGGAGTTCCAGTGCTGCATCAAG GTGCCAGTGGTGTTAGCAGGCCACACGGGGGAGTTCCTGTGCCTTGTGGTTGTGTCTGACCACATGCTTTACCTGTTGAAGGTGACAGGGGCCATCTG CGGGCCTCCTGCTGGCTGGCTCCAGCCCACCCTGGCCGTTCCTCTGCAGGATCTGAGTGGCGTGGAGCTCGGCCTCGCGGGCCAGAGCCTTCGTCTGGAGTGGGCAGCTGGCACTGGCAGCTGTGTCCTCTTGCCCCGAGATGCCAGGCAGTGCCGTGCCTTCCTTGAGGAGCTCACTG GTGTTTTGCAGTCTCTGCCTCGTACCCAGAGGAACTGCATCCGTGCTACAGAGGAGGAGGTGACCCCGCAGCATCGGCTCTG GCCATTGCTGGGAAAAGATACTTCCGCAGAGGTGCCCCAGTTTTTCTACCTTCGGGCCTTCCTGGCTGAAG GCTCCTCTACCTGCCCTGTGTCCCTGTTGCTGACGTTGTCCGCCCTGTACCTATTAGATGACGACCCTGCAGTGTCCCATGCAGACTCTCCGCTCTCAGTGGTGTCTGAGGAAGCCTCTGAGCAGACTGCTCCTCGGGGGCCAGGTCCTTCCTTGCAGGTCAGGGACCAGCAACCACTCAGCAGTCTAAGCTCTGTGCAGCTATATCGTACAAGCCCTTTGGACCTGCGGCTGATCTTCTatgatgag GTGTCTCGACTGGAGAGTTTCTGGGCGCTCCATGTTGTGTGTGGGGAGCAGCTGACAGCCCTGCTGGCCTGGATTCGGGAACCCTGGGAAGAGTTGTTCTCCATTGGACTCCGGACGGTAACCCAGGAGGCTCTGGACCTCGACCGCTGA
- the Stk11ip gene encoding serine/threonine-protein kinase 11-interacting protein isoform X2 produces MTTAPRDSVVWKLAGLLRESGDAVLSGCSTLSLLTATLQQLNRVLELYLGPWGPGQTGFVALPSHPADSPVILQLQFLFDVLQKTLSLKLVHIPGVGLPGPIKIFPFKSLRQLELRGVPIHSLCGLRGVYSQLESLVCHRSIQALEELLSACGGDLCSALPWLALLSADFSYNALRNLDSSLRLLSALRFLNLSHNQIQDCQGFLMDLSELYHLDVSYNHLHSVPRMGPSGAALGTLILRANELRSLQGLEQLKSLRHLDVAYNLLEGHTELAPLWLLPELRKLSLEGNPLWFHPAHRATTAQYLSPRARDAAHGFLLDGKVLSLKDLQQTSESSGLGPMTQPLSWPVGSTTETSGGPELSDSLSSGGIVAQAPLRKVKSRVRVRRASISEPSDTDPELRTLDPSPAGWFVQQHRELELLASFRERFGCDWLQYRSHLETMGSPPNTITKTPALSSPHLDAQSLETACSPPAIGEDTKELPEVSEEGRVKPEPQEGEKEEQDKNEGSREDLEEEEEQEQKAVEELCRPMLVCPLQGIGRVQGKECFLRVTCAHLVEVELQAARTLERLELRSLVAAEVESETGTQGEPVSEGSGPPLGTPILVLRFSYLCPDRQLRRYAVLEPEAHEALQELLQVLTPFTNVKEPGEAKDPQGARFQCLRCRCEFKPEEPRLGLESDEGWKPLFENTESPVVCPNCGSDHVVLLAVSGEVPNREQNQEGQSVDSACDRADHSGDPSVPDGVAPQESIAHGRSSWSLSPSEWTPGCSGFRSVDHRLRLFLDVEVFSDSEEEFQCCIKVPVVLAGHTGEFLCLVVVSDHMLYLLKVTGAICGPPAGWLQPTLAVPLQDLSGVELGLAGQSLRLEWAAGTGSCVLLPRDARQCRAFLEELTGVLQSLPRTQRNCIRATEEEVTPQHRLWPLLGKDTSAEVPQFFYLRAFLAEGSSTCPVSLLLTLSALYLLDDDPAVSHADSPLSVVSEEASEQTAPRGPGPSLQVRDQQPLSSLSSVQLYRTSPLDLRLIFYDEVSRLESFWALHVVCGEQLTALLAWIREPWEELFSIGLRTVTQEALDLDR; encoded by the exons ATGACGACCGCTCCGCGGGATTCAGTAGTGTGGAAGCTTGCGGGACTTTTGCGGGAGTCGG GGGATGCGGTCCTTTCCGGCTGTAGCACGCTGAGCCTGCTAACAGCCACACTGCAGCAGTTGAACCGAGTGTTGGAACTGTACCTGGGGCCATGGGGCCCAGGCCAGACAGGCTTTGTGGctctcccctcccaccctgcAGACTCACCCGTCATCCTCCAGCTTCAGTTCCTCTTCGATGTGCTGCAGAAAACATTGTCACTCAAG CTGGTCCACATCCCTGGTGTTGGCCTTCCAGGGCCTATCAAGATTTTCCCCTTCAAGTCCCTGCGGCAGCTGGAG CTTCGAGGAGTCCCCATCCACAGCCTGTGTGGCCTCCGGGGTGTCTACTCACAGCTGGAGTCCCTGGTTTGCCACAGAAGCATCCAGGCACTAGAG GAGCTCCTGTCGGCCTGCGGTGGGgacctctgctctgctctcccctGGCTAGCCTTGCTTTCTGCCGACTTCAGCTACAATGCACTCCGCAACTTAGACAGCTCCCTG CGTCTCCTGTCGGCTCTCCGCTTCCTCAACCTGAGCCACAACCAGATCCAGGACTGCCAAGGCTTCCTCATG GATTTATCTGAGCTGTACCATCTGGATGTCTCCTATAACCACCTGCACTCGGTGCCAAGGATGGGACCGTCAGGGGCTGCTCTGGGGACTTTGATACTGAGGGCCAATGAGCTTCGGAGCCTTCAGG GCCTGGAGCAGCTGAAGAGCCTGCGTCATCTCGATGTGGCCTATAATCTTCTAGAAGGACACACAGAGCTGGCACCATTATGGCTGCTGCCTGAGCTCCGTAAG CTCTCTCTGGAAGGTAACCCTCTGTGGTTCCACCCGGCACACCGTGCAACCACCGCTCAGTACTTGTCCCCTCGGGCCAGAGATGCTGCTCATGGC TTCCTGCTTGATGGCAAGGTTCTGTCCCTGAAGGATCTTCAG CAAACTTCAGAATCTTCAGGGCTTGGTCCCATGACCCAACCTCTGTCCTGGCCAGTGGGGAGTACCACTGAGACCTCAGGTGGCCCTGAGTTGAGTGATAGCCTCTCCTCAGGGGGCATTGTGGCCCAGGCCCCACTTCGTAAGGTTAAG AGCCGAGTCCGTGTGAGGCGGGCAAGTATCTCTGAGCCCAGTGACACAGACCCGGAGCTCCGAACTTTGGACCCGTCCCCGGCTG GGTGGTTTGTGCAACAACACCGGGAACTTGAGCTGCTGGCCAGCTTCCGGGAGCGCTTTGGCTGTGACTGGCTGCAGTATAGGAGCCACCTGGAAACCATGGGGAGCCCCCCAAATACCATCACCAAGACTCCTGCCCTTAGCAGCCCTCATCTGGATGCCCAGAGCCTGGAGACTGCATGCAGCCCTCCAGCCATAGGGGAAGACACTAAGGAATTACCGGAGGTGTCAGAGGAAGGCAGGGTGAAGCCAGAGccccaggaaggagagaaggaagaacaggatAAAAACGAGGGTTCGAGAGAGGacctggaggaggaagaggagcaggagcagaaggcagTGGAAG AGCTCTGTCGCCCCATGTTGGTGTGTCCCTTGCAGGGAATTGGGCGTGTGCAAGGCAAGGAGTGCTTTCTCCGGGTCACTTGTGCCCACTTGGTTGAAGTGGAACTCCAAGCAGCTCGGACTCTGGAGCGGCTGGAGCTGCGGAGCCTGGTGGCAGCTGAGGTAGAGTCGGAGACCGGAACCCAAGGAGAGCCAGTGTCTGAA GGCTCAGGTCCACCCCTCGGGACTCCAATCCTCGTTCTGCGCTTTTCCTACCTTTGTCCCGACCGCCAGTTACGCCGCTATGCTGTGCTGGAGCCAGAGGCCCATGAAGCCCTCCAG GAGCTACTCCAGGTGCTGACCCCATTCACCAATGTAAAAGAGCCTGGGGAGGCCAAGGACCCACAGGGGGCCAGATTCCAGTGTCTGCGGTGTCGCTGTGAGTTCAAGCCAGAGGAGCCCAGACTGGGACTGGAGAGTGACGAGGGCTGGAAGCCTCTGTTTGAAAATACAG AGTCTCCTGTTGTGTGTCCAAACTGTGGGAGTGACCACGTGGTTCTCCTAGCTGTGTCTGGGGAAGTCCCTAATAGAGAGCAGAACCAGGAAGGCCAATCAGTAGATTCTGCCTGTGACCGTGCTGACCACAGTGGCGATCCCAGTGTGCCTGATGGCGTCGCACCTCAGGAATCCATAGCCCATGGCCGTAGCAGCTGGAGTCTCAGCCCGAGTGAGTGGA CCCCTGGATGCTCTGGTTTTCGCTCTGTGGACCACCGACTCCGGCTCTTCCTGGATGTTGAGGTGTTCAGTGACTCCGAGGAGGAGTTCCAGTGCTGCATCAAG GTGCCAGTGGTGTTAGCAGGCCACACGGGGGAGTTCCTGTGCCTTGTGGTTGTGTCTGACCACATGCTTTACCTGTTGAAGGTGACAGGGGCCATCTG CGGGCCTCCTGCTGGCTGGCTCCAGCCCACCCTGGCCGTTCCTCTGCAGGATCTGAGTGGCGTGGAGCTCGGCCTCGCGGGCCAGAGCCTTCGTCTGGAGTGGGCAGCTGGCACTGGCAGCTGTGTCCTCTTGCCCCGAGATGCCAGGCAGTGCCGTGCCTTCCTTGAGGAGCTCACTG GTGTTTTGCAGTCTCTGCCTCGTACCCAGAGGAACTGCATCCGTGCTACAGAGGAGGAGGTGACCCCGCAGCATCGGCTCTG GCCATTGCTGGGAAAAGATACTTCCGCAGAGGTGCCCCAGTTTTTCTACCTTCGGGCCTTCCTGGCTGAAG GCTCCTCTACCTGCCCTGTGTCCCTGTTGCTGACGTTGTCCGCCCTGTACCTATTAGATGACGACCCTGCAGTGTCCCATGCAGACTCTCCGCTCTCAGTGGTGTCTGAGGAAGCCTCTGAGCAGACTGCTCCTCGGGGGCCAGGTCCTTCCTTGCAGGTCAGGGACCAGCAACCACTCAGCAGTCTAAGCTCTGTGCAGCTATATCGTACAAGCCCTTTGGACCTGCGGCTGATCTTCTatgatgag GTGTCTCGACTGGAGAGTTTCTGGGCGCTCCATGTTGTGTGTGGGGAGCAGCTGACAGCCCTGCTGGCCTGGATTCGGGAACCCTGGGAAGAGTTGTTCTCCATTGGACTCCGGACGGTAACCCAGGAGGCTCTGGACCTCGACCGCTGA